A single Pan troglodytes isolate AG18354 chromosome 19, NHGRI_mPanTro3-v2.0_pri, whole genome shotgun sequence DNA region contains:
- the ZNF830 gene encoding zinc finger protein 830, with product MASSASARTPAGKRVVNQEELRRLMKEKQRLSTSRKRIESPFAKYNRLGQLSCALCNTPVKSELLWQTHVLGKQHREKVAELKGAKEASQGSPASSAPQSVKRKAPDADDQDVKRAKATLVPQVQPSTSAWTTNLDKIGKEFIRATPSKPSGLSLLPDYEDEEEEEEEEEGDGERKRGDASKPLSDAQGKEHSVSSSREVTSSVLPNDFFSTNPPKAPIIPHSGSIEKAEIHEKVVERRENTAEALPEGFFDDPEVDARVRKVDAPKDQMDKEWDEFQKAMRQVNTISEAIVAEEDEEGRLDRQIGEIDEQIECYRRVEKLRNRQDEIKNKLKEILTIKELQKKEEENADSDDEGELQDLLSQDWRVKGALL from the coding sequence ATGGCGTCCTCCGCCTCCGCCCGGACTCCGGCAGGGAAGCGAGTGGTAAATCAGGAAGAATTGCGGCGGTTAATGAAGGAGAAGCAGCGTCTGAGCACCAGTCGGAAACGGATAGAATCTCCATTCGCGAAGTACAACCGTTTGGGGCAGCTGAGTTGTGCCCTGTGTAACACTCCGGTTAAGAGCGAGCTCCTGTGGCAGACTCACGTCCTGGGAAAGCAGCACCGAGAGAAAGTGGCCGAGCTGAAAGGCGCGAAGGAAGCCAGCCAGGGTTCGCCCGCCAGTTCAGCGCCTCAGTCCGTCAAGAGGAAAGCGCCGGACGCAGACGACCAAGATGTCAAGAGAGCGAAGGCCACCTTGGTGCCTCAGGTACAGCCCTCCACATCTGCGTGGACCACCAACTTGGACAAAATAGGAAAGGAGTTCATTAGAGCGACTCCCAGTAAGCCTTCAGGACTCAGTTTACTCCCCGATTatgaagatgaggaggaggaggaagaggaggaggaaggagatggagaaagaaaaaggggggaCGCCAGCAAGCCGCTCTCCGACGCACAGGGCAAGGAGCACTCAGTTTCCTCTTCACGGGAGGTAACAAGTAGTGTGCTGCCAAACGATTTCTTTAGTACTAATCCTCCCAAGGCCCCCATAATTCCTCATTCAGGGTCAATTGAGAAagcagaaatacatgaaaaagtggtggaaaggagagaaaacaccGCGGAAGCGTTACCGGAAGGTTTTTTTGACGACCCTGAGGTAGATGCAAGAGTACGAAAGGTTGATGCTCCAAAAGATCAGATGGACAAAGAGTGGGACGAATTCCAAAAAGCCATGAGGCAGGTCAACACTATTTCCGAAGCCATAGTTGCCGAAGAGGATGAGGAGGGACGGTTGGACCGCCAAATTGGGGAGATCGATGAGCAGATAGAGTGTTACCGACGGGTGGAAAAGCTACGGAATCGCcaggatgaaataaaaaataaacttaaagaaATCCTGACCATAAAAGAACtgcagaaaaaggaagaagagaatgctGACAGCGATGATGAGGGGGAACTACAGGATTTGTTGTCTCAGGATTGGAGGGTGAAAGGGGCATTGTTATAG